In Populus alba chromosome 1, ASM523922v2, whole genome shotgun sequence, a single window of DNA contains:
- the LOC118032718 gene encoding uncharacterized protein, with product MAELGLLLFSLSILFSTSLCCPDDQKLALLHFKSSLLDSINSSTQYSLSSLDSWDASSDCCHWDMVTCSSRSNSRKVVALNLYSLVLAEQPIPFPSMVLTPLSLIKSLLLLDISSNYIVGEIPPGVFSNLSKLVHLDMMQNNFSGSIPPQIFHLRHLQYLDMSSNLLKGVISKEVGSLLNLRVLKLDDNSLGGYIPEEIGNLTKLQQLNLRSNNFFGVIPSSVLFLKELETLELRDNSLSMEIPKDIGDLTNLTTLALSGNRLTGGITSSIQKLHKLETLRLENNLLSGGIPTWLFDIKSLKDLFLGGNNLTWNNTVNLEPKCMLAQLSLSSCRLAGRIPDWISTQKDLLFLDLSKNKLEGPFPEWVAEMDIGSIFLSDNNLTGSLPPRLFRSESLSVLALSRNSFSGELPSNIGDAITVMILMFSGNNFSGQIPKSISKIYRLLLLDLSGNRFSGNIPDFRPNALLAYIDFSYNEFSGEIPVIFSQETRILSLGKNMFSGKLPSNLTDLNNLEHLDLHDNRIAGELPMSISQMSTLQVLNLRNNTLEGSIPSTIANLTNLRILDVSNNNLSGEIPAKLGNLVGMIDTPNTFKSVSDMFTFPIEFSDLIVNWKKSKQGLSSHSLEIYSLLDLSKNQLSGQLPASLGHLKGLKLLNISYNHLSGNIPATFGNLESLESLDLSRNRLSDSIPRTLSKLQELTTLDVSNNKLEGQIPVGGQMDTMDDPNSYANNSGLCGFQIQLPCTPEQPQVKQPEADDDSWFSWQGAGIGYSVGFFATITIILVSGCISRLPPQNRHRSHRRQRF from the coding sequence ATGGCTGAACTTGGATTACTACTGTTTTCCCTCTCCATCCTCTTCTCCACTTCCTTGTGCTGTCCAGATGATCAGAAACTAGCCCTTCTCCACTTCAAATCCTCCCTCTTGGACAGTATTAACTCTTCTACACAGTATTCCCTCTCCAGCCTGGATTCGTGGGATGCTAGCTCAGATTGTTGCCACTGGGATATGGTCACTTGTAGTTCTCGGTCAAATTCTAGAAAAGTAGTTGCCCTCAACCTTTACTCTCTGGTTTTAGCAGAGCAACCCATACCATTTCCTTCCATGGTTTtaactcctctctctctcatcaaAAGCTTGCTGCTGCTTGATATATCCTCAAATTATATCGTAGGTGAGATCCCACCCGGTGTGTTTTCCAATCTCAGCAAGCTGGTTCACCTCGACATGATGCAAAATAACTTCAGTGGATCCATTCCTCCACAGATTTTCCATTTGAGGCATCTACAGTATCTTGATATGAGTAGCAATTTACTAAAGGGGGTTATAAGCAAAGAAGTGGGCTCTCTTCTCAACTTGAGAGTATTGAAGTTGGATGACAATTCTCTGGGGGGGTATATCCCTGAAGAGATTGGAAACCTTACGAAGTTACAGCAGTTGAATCTTCGCAGCAACAATTTCTTTGGTGTGATTCCATCTTCAGTTCTCTTCCTGAAGGAGCTGGAAACATTGGAATTGAGGGACAATTCTCTATCCATGGAGATTCCTAAAGATATTGGTGATTTAACCAACTTGACCACTCTAGCCTTGAGCGGTAACAGGCTGACTGGTGGAATCACATCATCCATACAGAAGCTTCACAAGTTAGAAACACTCAGATTGGAAAACAACTTACTATCTGGAGGAATTCCAACTTGGTTGTTTGACATCAAAAGTCTGAAGGATCTGTTTCTTGGAGGGAATAATCTGACTTGGAATAACACTGTAAACTTGGAGCCCAAGTGCATGCTAGCTCAGTTATCTCTGAGTTCATGCCGTCTCGCGGGGAGAATCCCAGACTGGATTTCTACACAGAAGGATCTTCTTTTCCTGGATTTAAGCAAGAATAAGCTAGAAGGACCATTCCCGGAATGGGTTGCTGAAATGGACATAGGCAGCATATTTCTGTCAGACAACAATCTTACAGGTTCACTTCCACCTCGTCTCTTTCGATCTGAAAGTTTGTCAGTCCTTGCCTTGTCGAGGAATAGCTTCTCTGGAGAGTTGCCAAGTAACATTGGAGATGCCATTACAGTCATGATTCTTATGTTCTCCGGAAACAACTTTTCAGGGCAGATTCCAAAGTCCATCTCGAAGATTTATCGCCTTCTTCTTTTGGATTTATCAGGAAACAGGTTTTCCGGGAACATTCCAGATTTTAGGCCCAATGCATTACTCGCTTACATCGATTTCTCTTATAATGAGTTCTCGGGTGAAATTCCAGTGATCTTTTCTCAAGAAACCAGGATACTTTCATTaggaaaaaatatgttttctggAAAACTACCCAGTAACCTGACAGATTTGAACAACCTTGAACACCTTGACCTCCATGACAACAGAATTGCAGGAGAACTGCCGATGTCTATCTCTCAAATGTCCACTCTTCAAGTCCTGAACTTACGCAACAACACCCTCGAAGGGTCCATCCCCAGCACCATAGCCAACCTCACTAACCTCCGAATTCTAGATGTCTCAAACAACAATCTCAGTGGCGAAATACCGGCCAAGTTGGGGAATCTGGTTGGAATGATAGATACACCCAATACTTTCAAATCAGTCTCAGATATGTTCACCTTCCCCATTGAGTTCAGTGACTTGATAGTTAATTGGAAGAAGTCGAAACAAGGTCTCTCAAGCCACAGCCTTGAAATCTACTCCTTGCTAGACTTGTCAAAGAACCAGCTTTCTGGCCAACTCCCAGCTTCATTAGGTCACCTAAAGGGTCTGAAGCTACTGAACATCTCATATAACCACCTCTCTGGCAACATACCAGCAACTTTCGGCAATCTAGAGAGTCTAGAGAGCCTGGACTTGTCACGTAACAGACTATCCGATTCCATTCCAAGAACACTATCAAAACTTCAAGAACTTACAACTTTGGATGTAAGTAACAACAAACTCGAGGGTCAGATTCCAGTGGGTGGCCAAATGGACACGATGGATGATCCAAATTCATATGCCAACAACAGTGGGCTATGTGGTTTTCAAATTCAACTACCATGTACACCAGAGCAGCCACAAGTAAAGCAACCAGAAGCAGATGATGACTCGTGGTTTTCATGGCAAGGTGCAGGGATTGGATATTCAGTAGGCTTTTTTGCAACAATAACAATCATACTTGTCTCTGGCTGTATAAGCAGGTTACCACCTCAAAATCGCCACCGATCACACAGAAGGCAACGGTTTTAG